One stretch of Rhinatrema bivittatum chromosome 8, aRhiBiv1.1, whole genome shotgun sequence DNA includes these proteins:
- the B3GNT3 gene encoding N-acetyllactosaminide beta-1,3-N-acetylglucosaminyltransferase 3 isoform X2, translating into MTRYTCERMKRQYIGLETLTLTAVGFLGLFFLMRENDGDSLQPPRQESAIAQEERLFSVTQAAVSPAQANKAIPECKENSTVYNISGFAQLPGHIKDFLHYKHCKEFPRILDVPNKCGGAQTSKDVFLLLAIKSSPGNYERREIIRKTWGTESSYQGVQVRRVFMTGVSSNPWDAKKTNRLLRLERRENGDILQWDFHDTFFNLTLKQVLFYQWLEEKCPGARFIFNGDDDVFVNTFNVVQYLLGLPGDGHHHLFVGQLIVNVGPIRETWSKYYVPEQITKSKSYPSYCAGGGILMSGFTSHAIYQASLSIELFPIDDVYLGMCLVKAGLTPDSHMGMRTVGVQIPSSKLEAFDPCYYKELLMVHRFVPYEMLVMWQAIREPNLICGQIHQAQMGI; encoded by the coding sequence AGAGAATGAAGCGGCAGTACATTGGCTTGgaaacactcactctcactgctGTGGGTTTCCTGGGACTCTTCTTTCTAATGCGTGAAAATGACGGGGACTCTCTGCAGCCACCCAGACAGGAATCTGCTATTGCTCAGGAAGAAAGACTCTTCTCGGTTACCCAAGCTGCTGTGTCTCCTGCCCAGGCCAATAAGGCAATCCCAGAGTGCAAAGAAAACAGCACTGTGTACAATATCTCTGGCTTTGCACAGCTACCCGGTCACATCAAGGACTTCCTGCATTACAAGCACTGTAAGGAGTTCCCCAGGATCCTAGACGTCCCCAACAAGTGTGGGGGGGCCCAGACTTCCAAGGACGTCTTCCTCCTCCTGGCCATCAAGTCATCCCCTGGGAATTATGAGCGACGGGAGATCATCCGCAAAACCTGGGGTACGGAGAGCTCCTACCAAGGGGTTCAGGTCCGACGAGTGTTCATGACAGGAGTCTCTTCCAATCCATGGGACGCCAAGAAGACTAACAGGCTTCTGCGACTGGAGAGACGGGAGAATGGGGACATCCTACAGTGGGACTTCCATGACACCTTCTTCAACCTGACTCTGAAGCAGGTCCTCTTCTACCAGTGGCTGGAGGAAAAGTGTCCAGGCGCCAGGTTCATTTTCAACGGCGATGATGATGTCTTTGTCAACACATTTAATGTGGTGCAGTACCTTCTGGGACTTCCCGGGGACGGTCATCACCACCTATTTGTTGGACAGTTGATTGTCAATGTGGGTCCTATCCGGGAAACATGGAGCAAGTATTATGTGCCAGAGCAAATCACCAAGTCCAAGTCATACCCATCCTACTGTGCGGGTGGGGGCATTCTGATGTCTGGCTTCACATCTCATGCCATCTACCAGGCATCGCTGAGCATCGAGCTCTTCCCCATTGATGATGTCTATCTGGGCATGTGCCTTGTTAAGGCTGGGCTCACCCCTGATTCTCATATGGGCATGAGAACAGTGGGGGTCCAAATACCCTCATCCAAGCTGGAGGCCTTTGACCCCTGTTACTACAAGGAGCTGCTAATGGTCCATCGATTTGTGCCCTACGAGATGCTGGTGATGTGGCAAGCTATTCGAGAACCCAACCTCATCTGTGGACAGATACACCAAGCGCAGATGGGCATTTAA
- the B3GNT3 gene encoding N-acetyllactosaminide beta-1,3-N-acetylglucosaminyltransferase 3 isoform X3 — protein sequence MKRQYIGLETLTLTAVGFLGLFFLMRENDGDSLQPPRQESAIAQEERLFSVTQAAVSPAQANKAIPECKENSTVYNISGFAQLPGHIKDFLHYKHCKEFPRILDVPNKCGGAQTSKDVFLLLAIKSSPGNYERREIIRKTWGTESSYQGVQVRRVFMTGVSSNPWDAKKTNRLLRLERRENGDILQWDFHDTFFNLTLKQVLFYQWLEEKCPGARFIFNGDDDVFVNTFNVVQYLLGLPGDGHHHLFVGQLIVNVGPIRETWSKYYVPEQITKSKSYPSYCAGGGILMSGFTSHAIYQASLSIELFPIDDVYLGMCLVKAGLTPDSHMGMRTVGVQIPSSKLEAFDPCYYKELLMVHRFVPYEMLVMWQAIREPNLICGQIHQAQMGI from the coding sequence ATGAAGCGGCAGTACATTGGCTTGgaaacactcactctcactgctGTGGGTTTCCTGGGACTCTTCTTTCTAATGCGTGAAAATGACGGGGACTCTCTGCAGCCACCCAGACAGGAATCTGCTATTGCTCAGGAAGAAAGACTCTTCTCGGTTACCCAAGCTGCTGTGTCTCCTGCCCAGGCCAATAAGGCAATCCCAGAGTGCAAAGAAAACAGCACTGTGTACAATATCTCTGGCTTTGCACAGCTACCCGGTCACATCAAGGACTTCCTGCATTACAAGCACTGTAAGGAGTTCCCCAGGATCCTAGACGTCCCCAACAAGTGTGGGGGGGCCCAGACTTCCAAGGACGTCTTCCTCCTCCTGGCCATCAAGTCATCCCCTGGGAATTATGAGCGACGGGAGATCATCCGCAAAACCTGGGGTACGGAGAGCTCCTACCAAGGGGTTCAGGTCCGACGAGTGTTCATGACAGGAGTCTCTTCCAATCCATGGGACGCCAAGAAGACTAACAGGCTTCTGCGACTGGAGAGACGGGAGAATGGGGACATCCTACAGTGGGACTTCCATGACACCTTCTTCAACCTGACTCTGAAGCAGGTCCTCTTCTACCAGTGGCTGGAGGAAAAGTGTCCAGGCGCCAGGTTCATTTTCAACGGCGATGATGATGTCTTTGTCAACACATTTAATGTGGTGCAGTACCTTCTGGGACTTCCCGGGGACGGTCATCACCACCTATTTGTTGGACAGTTGATTGTCAATGTGGGTCCTATCCGGGAAACATGGAGCAAGTATTATGTGCCAGAGCAAATCACCAAGTCCAAGTCATACCCATCCTACTGTGCGGGTGGGGGCATTCTGATGTCTGGCTTCACATCTCATGCCATCTACCAGGCATCGCTGAGCATCGAGCTCTTCCCCATTGATGATGTCTATCTGGGCATGTGCCTTGTTAAGGCTGGGCTCACCCCTGATTCTCATATGGGCATGAGAACAGTGGGGGTCCAAATACCCTCATCCAAGCTGGAGGCCTTTGACCCCTGTTACTACAAGGAGCTGCTAATGGTCCATCGATTTGTGCCCTACGAGATGCTGGTGATGTGGCAAGCTATTCGAGAACCCAACCTCATCTGTGGACAGATACACCAAGCGCAGATGGGCATTTAA